In one window of Mercurialis annua linkage group LG4, ddMerAnnu1.2, whole genome shotgun sequence DNA:
- the LOC126678621 gene encoding uncharacterized protein LOC126678621 gives IAGNIGLNSMVKLSQAAVESSDDEASSVVSREEGLECPICWESFNIVENVPYVLWCGHTLCKNCILGLQWAVVKFPTLPIQLPLFISCPWCNLLSFRLVYRGNLKYPRKNYILLWMVESKNDDGHKCQNTRYEDHQPILSRDNNLSPGNQSSRSNMRRRHTPEPLGVHLDQNNDNDLVNLGGIHSSLQKSLVFFVHLTAKFPLVILLLLIILYVIPATAAILALYILITVLFALPSFLILYFSYPSLDWLVREIIA, from the coding sequence ATAGCAGGGAACATTGGTTTGAACAGCATGGTGAAGCTAAGTCAAGCTGCAGTAGAATCTTCAGATGACGAGGCTTCTTCTGTTGTTAGCAGAGAAGAAGGCCTAGAGTGTCCAATATGCTGGGAATCCTTCAACATTGTGGAAAATGTGCCTTATGTTTTATGGTGTGGCCATACCCTGTGTAAGAATTGCATCCTGGGGCTGCAATGGGCTGTTGTTAAGTTTCCAACATTACCTATTCAGCTTCCTCTCTTCATTTCATGTCCATGGTGCAACCTCTTATCCTTTCGTCTAGTGTATAGAGGCAACTTGAAGTATCCTCGCAAGAATTACATTTTACTTTGGATGGTTGAAAGCAAGAATGATGATGGACATAAGTGTCAGAATACCCGCTACGAAGATCATCAACCCATTTTGTCACGGGACAACAATTTGTCCCCAGGGAATCAGTCAAGTCGTAGTAACATGAGGAGGCGGCATACTCCGGAGCCATTAGGAGTACACCTGGATCAAAATAATGACAATGATTTAGTCAATTTAGGAGGAATTCACTCTTCTCTTCAGAAGTCACTGGTTTTTTTTGTTCATCTTACAGCCAAGTTTCCCTTGGTCATTCTACTCCTTTTGATCATCTTATATGTTATACCTGCCACTGCAGCCATTTTAGCCCTGTACATTCTTATCACAGTTCTGTTTGCCCTTCCATCATTTCTAATATTGTACTTTTCTTATCCTAGTTTGGATTGGCTTGTAAGGGAAATCATTGCATGA
- the LOC126677355 gene encoding uncharacterized protein LOC126677355 produces the protein MSSILKVINSRKVHVGKSTPRVANMALKVSSFRILTPKSHVFSKTKTGQQNMVAAITVSSPKSSILQNPISLKESGFLGGSLKGFSLPLKPRSKTRDSLNLVVAASNSNSTTTDSDSSSAGRFYLNFTGFPFPLGPFLNRRTIRTEAVKGSIWLFEQEQALGFSSVSTNTRMTVIKLKSGGLWVHAPIAPTKECIQLVKELGAPVEYIVLPTFAYEHKIFVGPFSRKFPKAQIWVAPRQWSWPLNLPLEFFGIFRSKTLKDEDLLTPWADEIEQKVLSSPEVGIGPYVEVAFYHKRSRTMLVTDAVIFVSRKPPDCISKESLLASAKNGLAVKLLSKGKEVSEEPVVDNPMNLQKGWERMVLQILFLGPSNLLEPKASFAQMSQKLIVSPIVKTLVFSKVPEKVRDWIDRITQDWRFKRIIPAHFAAPINAGRSDFLAAFAFLDDLLADKYVTQPSLSLLFTTLMGKAASYFPPDDMKTLSSLDQFLVSVGAVKKTVSGRKKRSISF, from the exons ATGAGTTCAATTCTTAAAGTG ATAAATTCAAGAAAGGTACATGTTGGTAAATCCACTCCACGTGTCGCAAACATGGCCTTGAAAGTTAGCAGCTTTAGAATACTCACCCCAAAGTCTCATGTTttctcaaaaacaaaaacaggACAACAAAATATGGTGGCAGCCATTACAGTTTCTTCCCCAAAATCTTCAATATTACAGAACCCAATTTCCTTAAAAGAATCTGGCTTTCTTGGTGGTTCCTTGAAGGGTTTTTCTTTACCATTAAAACCCAGAAGTAAAACTAGAGATAGTCTGAATTTGGTGGTTGCTGCATCAAACAGTAACTCAACTACAACTGACAGTGACAGCAGCTCTGCTGGCAGGTTTTATCTCAATTTTACAGGATTTCCATTCCCTCTTGGTCCTTTCCTCAATAGACGCACTATAAGAACTGAG GCTGTGAAAGGCAGTATATGGCTATTCGAACAGGAGCAAGCATTAGGCTTCAGCAGTGTCTCTACAAACACTCGGATGACAGTAATCAAACTCAAATCTGGAGGATTATGGGTTCATGCGCCTATTGCTCCGACCAAGGAGTGTATTCAG CTAGTGAAGGAGTTGGGCGCTCCAGTAGAGTACATTGTCCTGCCTACATTTGCTTATGAGCATAAAATTTTTGTTGGACCATTTTCAAGAAAATTTCCAAAGGCACAAATATGGGTGGCACCAAGGCAATGGAGTTGGCCATTGAATTTGCCACTCGAATTTTTTGGGATATTTCGGTCCAAAACCTTGAAAGATGAGGATTTGTTAACCCCGTGGGCTGATGAGATTGAACAAAAAGTTTTAAGCTCTCCAGAAGTTG GAATTGGACCGTACGTAGAGGTAGCATTTTATCATAAGCGTTCAAGAACAATGCTGGTAACAGATGCTGTTATTTTTGTCTCAAGAAAGCCACCTGATTGTATCAGCAAGGAATCCTTGTTAGCATCAGCGAAGAATGGTTTGGCTGTAAAGCTATTGAGTAAAGGAAAAGAAGTCTCTGAGGAACCAGTTGTTGACAACCCGATGAACCTTCAGAAAG GATGGGAAAGAATGGTTCTGCAGATCTTGTTTCTTGGCCCATCTAATCTGTTAGAACCTAAAGCTAGTTTTGCTCAAATGTCACAAAAGTTGATTGTTTCCCCTATTGTAAAGACACTAGTCTTCAGCAAAGTTCCTGAAAAG GTCCGGGATTGGATCGATAGAATTACACAGGACTGGAGATTCAAGAGAATCATCCCTGCTCATTTTGCTGCTCCAATAAATGCAGGAAGATCAGATTTCTTAGCAGCATTTGCTTTCCTAGATGACCTGCTGGCTGACAAATACGTAACCCAGCCGTCGCTGTCGCTTCTATTCACAACACTTATGGGAAAGGCTGCTAGTTACTTCCCACCAGATGATATGAAGACATTATCATCTCTTGATCAGTTTTTAGTCTCGGTTGGAGCTGTAAAGAAGACTGTCTCGGGACGGAAAAAAAGAAGCATcagtttttaa